The following are from one region of the Amycolatopsis sp. QT-25 genome:
- a CDS encoding acyltransferase domain-containing protein translates to MGSEQVAVVAVTVRTTDGRTVDDLRHCLLDGVPWQPGPGNGTDLVPDVAREAARAAGSSWAGDIVEDLHEAVRAVAERRLDTAVVASAGTGCAVAIVLKRHTAALREGNRSLALVEDGSADPAVEGPRLDGSSQSGGDLLRVACAVLAIAHRAMPRPNAPARLLIGTRDTEVATSAGPVRVRVGDAVPWVVGAPVSWRVYSGADRGEVLEALRTGRPGDGGPARLVVWSAGGEPPLGAESAAEQWLRSGGPRPDGVAYRDRPLPGQVAFLFGNGAASYPGMGTQLLLAFPDLVAGLEQRYGPIDDLLGATDGSALPRALRQIWGSGVLAGVHHGVMADLLGIRPDAVVGYSSGEMTALVATGAWRDPDEVVRRVRDSWLYTDGVVGRFDVWRQARRRDGAAGGEWSCHLVGAPADRVRRAIEGEATAYLMLVNSPESCVVGGDPAACARVVSRLGGPSWEVDYPIVAHVPELAEVRDQLWRLYHHPTVDVGTTRYYSCATTGWYSPTPDAVADALAAQLVGTADFAGTVRRAWEDGVRVFVELGPKGLCANWTRQVLGAREHLAVALDVPGAGGVRQLLRAVAEVTAAGVRMDVPALLGRLVRPPLHPVRPVPLVAHHRRVARLHREFVEREAVVHDRFLGLRAEMAALLRAAGATVGTASPAAVLAATASPVTVPPATPPVTRPAPLFGRAELERHAEGRVAEVFGPRFAGSHGSRRRTRLPKPPVLLVDRVVALDAEPASMTGGVIRTQTDVRAGDWYLDPTGRVAPALLAEFGQGNILLLSWLGVDSHTSKEQVYRMLDCEVTHHGSPPGAGDTVDFETTVEGVAEHGGVLLASFRADCHVNGEPRLTVRHARAGFFDQHELDGGTGIRWRPEGEPLPQGPLDLPPRRATRSAFGPPQLRALLEGRPADCFGDEWGPTRSHVRTPRIAGGRLRALDEVTALDWTGGPWGRGHLRAESAIAPDEWYFAAHFENDPCMPGSLMLQGCHQAMAFYLSATGCTVERDGWRFEPVPDRPVRLTCRAQATPRTRRIVYEVFVRELSTGTRPTLVADVLCSVDGVGALHARELAVRLVPDWPLDQWRSGPVVPRGTAPALPSAELGGLGGHREPRMVAEADGFRFDYASLLACAWGRPSEGFGPAAASLDDAKHIAPRCPGPPYHFMSRIAEVTGPMGGMRAGTVAEVEYDVPERAWFFEHEDRPVMPFAVLLEAALQPCGWLAAYSHGFDQNRKFRNLDGVVTVLAEVGPGAGVLCTRALLRESATSGGTTILRFVVECRLGDTPVLTLSTTFGFFPPEAFVGQGGLLADPAHRAALTEPSEWREQSGGDRRPGTGLPSGDMLRVLDRITGYWPDGGRAGLGRVRGEKEVDGSEWFFRAHFFQDPVQPGSLGLEAMCLLLRWYAWQEGLGRGVAGARFEPVALGRPVTWKYRGQVLPANRMVIVTADVLEVVEEEHGYLVVALAELWVDGKWIHQADFGLRVVAD, encoded by the coding sequence GTGGGCTCTGAACAGGTAGCGGTCGTGGCGGTGACCGTCCGGACCACGGACGGTCGGACGGTGGACGACCTGCGCCACTGCCTGCTCGACGGTGTGCCGTGGCAGCCCGGTCCGGGGAACGGGACGGACCTGGTGCCGGACGTCGCTCGGGAGGCCGCGCGAGCCGCCGGCTCGTCCTGGGCAGGAGACATCGTCGAGGATCTGCACGAGGCGGTCCGGGCGGTGGCCGAACGCCGGCTCGACACCGCCGTGGTCGCGTCCGCAGGGACCGGCTGCGCGGTCGCGATCGTGCTCAAACGGCACACCGCCGCGCTGCGGGAGGGGAACCGGTCGTTGGCGCTGGTCGAGGACGGCAGTGCCGACCCGGCCGTCGAAGGGCCGCGACTCGACGGGTCGTCGCAGTCCGGCGGGGACCTGCTGCGCGTGGCGTGCGCCGTGCTGGCGATCGCCCATCGGGCCATGCCGAGGCCGAACGCGCCCGCCCGGTTGCTGATCGGCACGCGGGACACCGAGGTGGCCACCTCGGCCGGACCGGTCCGGGTGCGGGTCGGCGACGCGGTGCCGTGGGTGGTGGGGGCCCCGGTGTCGTGGCGCGTCTACTCCGGTGCCGACCGCGGTGAGGTGCTCGAAGCCTTGAGAACCGGACGACCGGGGGACGGCGGACCCGCGAGGCTGGTCGTGTGGTCGGCCGGTGGTGAGCCGCCGCTCGGTGCCGAGTCCGCCGCCGAACAGTGGCTGCGCAGCGGCGGTCCGCGCCCCGACGGGGTGGCGTACCGGGACCGGCCGTTACCGGGGCAGGTCGCCTTTCTCTTCGGCAACGGCGCGGCCTCCTACCCCGGCATGGGCACGCAGTTGCTGCTGGCGTTCCCGGACTTGGTGGCGGGCCTCGAACAGCGCTACGGACCGATCGATGACCTCCTCGGCGCCACCGACGGCTCCGCGTTGCCGAGGGCGTTGCGGCAGATCTGGGGTTCGGGAGTACTGGCGGGGGTGCACCACGGGGTGATGGCGGACCTGCTCGGCATCCGGCCGGACGCCGTGGTCGGCTACTCCTCGGGTGAGATGACCGCACTGGTCGCCACCGGTGCGTGGCGCGACCCGGACGAGGTGGTCCGGCGGGTTCGGGACTCCTGGCTCTACACCGACGGGGTGGTCGGCCGGTTCGACGTGTGGCGCCAGGCGCGCCGTCGCGACGGCGCGGCCGGTGGCGAGTGGTCCTGCCACCTGGTCGGCGCCCCGGCCGACCGGGTGAGACGGGCGATCGAGGGGGAGGCAACCGCGTACCTGATGCTCGTCAACTCGCCGGAGTCGTGCGTGGTGGGCGGTGATCCGGCCGCGTGCGCCCGCGTGGTGAGCCGGCTCGGCGGGCCCTCGTGGGAGGTCGACTACCCGATCGTCGCGCACGTGCCGGAACTGGCCGAGGTGCGGGACCAGCTGTGGCGGCTGTACCACCACCCCACGGTCGACGTCGGGACCACGAGGTACTACTCGTGCGCCACCACCGGCTGGTACTCGCCGACACCGGACGCCGTGGCGGATGCGCTCGCCGCCCAGCTGGTCGGGACGGCCGATTTCGCCGGCACCGTGAGGCGTGCGTGGGAGGACGGGGTCCGGGTGTTCGTGGAACTCGGCCCCAAGGGGTTGTGCGCCAACTGGACGCGTCAGGTGCTCGGTGCACGAGAGCACCTGGCCGTGGCACTCGACGTGCCGGGGGCGGGGGGTGTCCGCCAGCTGCTGCGGGCCGTGGCCGAAGTGACGGCGGCGGGCGTGCGGATGGACGTGCCGGCGCTACTGGGCCGGCTCGTGCGGCCCCCGCTGCACCCCGTACGGCCGGTGCCGCTGGTCGCCCACCACCGGCGTGTGGCCCGGCTGCACCGGGAGTTCGTCGAGCGGGAGGCGGTGGTGCACGACAGGTTTCTCGGCCTGCGCGCCGAGATGGCCGCCCTGTTGCGCGCTGCGGGCGCCACCGTGGGGACCGCTTCGCCTGCGGCCGTCTTGGCTGCCACCGCTTCACCTGTCACTGTCCCGCCTGCCACCCCGCCGGTCACCCGCCCGGCTCCGCTGTTCGGGCGTGCCGAGCTGGAGCGCCATGCCGAAGGCCGGGTCGCGGAGGTCTTCGGGCCACGGTTCGCCGGGTCGCACGGTTCCCGCCGGCGAACCCGGCTGCCCAAGCCGCCGGTGCTGCTCGTGGACCGGGTCGTCGCACTGGACGCGGAGCCCGCGTCCATGACCGGCGGGGTGATCCGCACGCAGACCGACGTCCGTGCAGGTGACTGGTACCTCGACCCGACCGGACGCGTGGCGCCTGCCCTGCTCGCGGAGTTCGGCCAGGGCAACATCCTGCTGCTGAGCTGGCTCGGCGTGGATTCACACACCAGCAAGGAACAGGTCTACCGAATGCTCGACTGCGAGGTCACCCACCACGGCAGTCCGCCGGGTGCCGGCGACACGGTGGACTTCGAGACCACCGTCGAGGGGGTCGCCGAACACGGCGGCGTGCTGCTGGCGTCCTTCCGCGCCGACTGCCACGTGAACGGTGAGCCCCGCTTGACCGTGCGTCACGCCCGCGCGGGCTTCTTCGACCAGCACGAACTCGACGGTGGGACAGGGATCAGGTGGCGGCCGGAGGGCGAACCCTTACCGCAGGGACCGCTGGACCTGCCTCCGCGTCGTGCCACGCGGTCGGCATTCGGCCCGCCCCAGCTGCGAGCGCTGCTCGAAGGCCGACCGGCCGACTGCTTCGGCGACGAGTGGGGACCGACCAGGTCGCATGTGCGCACCCCCCGCATCGCGGGCGGCCGGCTGCGGGCACTGGACGAGGTCACCGCGCTCGACTGGACCGGTGGACCGTGGGGGCGCGGCCATCTGCGTGCGGAGAGCGCCATCGCGCCCGACGAGTGGTATTTCGCGGCTCACTTCGAAAACGACCCGTGCATGCCGGGGTCACTGATGCTCCAGGGCTGCCACCAGGCGATGGCGTTCTACCTCAGCGCCACCGGCTGCACCGTCGAGCGGGACGGGTGGCGCTTCGAGCCGGTGCCCGACCGTCCCGTCCGGCTGACCTGCCGGGCTCAGGCGACTCCTCGCACCCGGCGGATCGTCTACGAGGTGTTCGTCCGGGAGCTGTCGACCGGGACTCGGCCGACGTTGGTCGCCGACGTGCTGTGCTCGGTCGACGGGGTGGGCGCACTGCACGCACGGGAGCTGGCGGTGCGCCTCGTACCGGACTGGCCGCTGGACCAGTGGCGTTCGGGCCCGGTGGTACCGCGCGGGACCGCACCCGCGCTGCCGTCCGCCGAACTGGGCGGGCTGGGTGGTCACCGGGAACCGCGGATGGTCGCGGAAGCCGACGGATTCCGCTTCGACTACGCCTCGTTGCTGGCGTGCGCGTGGGGGCGGCCCAGCGAGGGATTCGGTCCGGCCGCGGCCTCGCTGGACGACGCGAAGCACATCGCGCCGCGCTGCCCCGGGCCGCCGTACCACTTCATGAGCCGGATCGCGGAGGTGACCGGCCCGATGGGCGGCATGCGCGCGGGCACGGTGGCCGAGGTCGAGTACGACGTTCCGGAGCGGGCGTGGTTCTTCGAGCACGAAGATCGCCCGGTGATGCCGTTCGCCGTGCTGCTGGAGGCGGCCCTGCAACCGTGCGGCTGGCTCGCCGCGTACAGCCACGGGTTCGACCAGAACCGCAAATTCCGCAACCTGGACGGCGTCGTGACGGTGCTGGCGGAGGTCGGGCCGGGCGCGGGCGTCCTGTGCACCCGCGCCCTGCTGCGGGAGTCCGCCACCAGCGGGGGCACCACGATCCTGCGATTCGTCGTCGAGTGCCGCCTCGGGGACACCCCGGTGCTGACCCTTTCGACCACCTTCGGCTTCTTCCCGCCCGAGGCGTTCGTCGGGCAGGGCGGCCTGCTCGCCGACCCGGCGCATCGCGCGGCTTTGACGGAGCCGTCGGAGTGGCGCGAGCAGTCGGGCGGCGACCGGCGCCCGGGTACCGGCCTGCCATCGGGTGACATGCTGCGGGTGCTCGACCGGATCACCGGGTACTGGCCTGACGGTGGACGGGCGGGACTGGGACGGGTGCGGGGCGAGAAGGAGGTCGACGGAAGCGAGTGGTTCTTCCGCGCGCACTTCTTCCAGGATCCGGTGCAACCGGGTTCCCTTGGCCTGGAGGCGATGTGCCTGCTCCTGCGGTGGTACGCCTGGCAAGAGGGGCTCGGCCGTGGCGTGGCAGGCGCGCGCTTCGAGCCGGTGGCACTCGGGCGGCCGGTCACGTGGAAGTACCGCGGGCAAGTGTTGCCGGCGAATCGGATGGTGATCGTCACCGCGGACGTCCTCGAGGTGGTCGAGGAAGAGCACGGGTACCTGGTCGTCGCCCTAGCGGAACTGTGGGTCGACGGGAAGTGGATCCACCAGGCGGATTTCGGTCTCCGCGTGGTGGCGGACTGA
- a CDS encoding response regulator transcription factor, with protein sequence MRNPTAGKPPEWPLLSLVNDRYFEHCHGSTRTCQRSAEESSVCRGTSEGQTGEDLALEELIRLARTHQDIAHTFLSRAEKMCRESSAIGPVEGSSYSRWNFTGREDEVAKLLVEGLSNRRIARALGISERTVKNHLHSIFYKLRVSDRTQAVIRLMRRT encoded by the coding sequence ATGCGCAATCCGACGGCGGGCAAGCCGCCTGAATGGCCGCTATTGTCTCTCGTGAATGATCGCTACTTTGAGCACTGTCATGGCAGCACCCGTACTTGTCAGCGAAGTGCAGAGGAGTCGTCGGTGTGCCGAGGGACATCCGAGGGTCAAACCGGCGAAGACCTTGCGCTGGAAGAGTTGATCCGACTCGCGCGCACGCACCAGGACATCGCGCATACGTTTTTGAGCCGGGCGGAGAAGATGTGTCGCGAGTCCTCCGCCATCGGTCCGGTCGAAGGCAGTTCCTATTCGCGATGGAATTTCACGGGACGCGAGGACGAAGTTGCGAAACTCCTCGTCGAGGGGCTCTCCAACCGCAGAATAGCCCGCGCGTTGGGTATCTCGGAACGCACGGTGAAGAACCACTTGCACTCCATCTTCTACAAGCTCCGGGTGAGTGACCGCACCCAGGCGGTGATCAGGCTGATGCGCCGCACCTGA
- a CDS encoding AarF/UbiB family protein encodes MAEHRVRLLAATLARLAVREVTSSSGGEPEHRRRERAQAIRAAFERLGPLYIKVGQMLSTRPDFVSAATIDELGKLHDRVPAAPFSEFEPVLEAELGSGWRRTFRHIDTEHPLGSASLAQVYRVRLADGRTGALKVQRPGIRSIVHTDMAVLRSAGKLLATTRPKFNAVVDVDAMVDLIFESVDNELDFTTEAGHMDLGRAQAEEFDLLTVPEVLLVTPRVLVQDLAGGRSIREIARGELAEDERMAIAHDLLAFMYRSYFVGRLFHADPHPGNIFVEPGRGASLIDWGMVGRLDRPMSLKLALTLINIVQNDGDGAARAWVEMGKPTQWADIGGFTGDVAALVPKAATASLEELDFGMTLTRVLRHSTNRGIKIGPVIPMLGKSFANMEGSIRCLAPELSAAEVLQAELADIVLDLACETFSESHLARGVVELLLAANGSYNHARGILRDVSNRDLQIPVNSKSASNQELTASKIFYGTLTGVGGAWLWQRLKR; translated from the coding sequence GTGGCTGAGCACAGGGTGCGCCTGCTCGCGGCCACGCTCGCCCGCCTGGCCGTGCGCGAGGTGACGAGCTCGAGCGGGGGTGAACCCGAACATCGCCGTCGCGAACGGGCACAGGCGATCCGGGCCGCGTTCGAGCGGCTGGGGCCGTTGTACATCAAGGTCGGGCAGATGCTGTCCACCCGGCCGGACTTCGTCTCCGCGGCCACCATCGACGAACTCGGCAAGCTGCACGACCGAGTGCCTGCCGCACCGTTCTCGGAGTTCGAGCCGGTCCTGGAGGCGGAACTGGGCTCCGGGTGGCGGCGCACCTTCCGGCACATCGACACCGAACACCCGCTCGGGTCGGCGTCGCTGGCCCAGGTGTACCGGGTGCGGCTGGCCGACGGCAGGACCGGGGCGCTGAAGGTCCAGCGCCCCGGTATCCGCTCGATCGTGCACACGGACATGGCGGTGCTGCGCAGCGCCGGCAAGCTGCTGGCCACCACCCGGCCGAAGTTCAACGCCGTGGTCGACGTCGACGCCATGGTGGACCTGATCTTCGAATCGGTGGACAACGAACTGGACTTCACCACCGAGGCCGGGCACATGGACCTGGGTCGCGCGCAGGCGGAGGAATTCGACCTCCTCACCGTGCCCGAGGTCCTGCTGGTGACGCCTCGGGTGCTGGTGCAGGACCTCGCCGGAGGGCGGTCCATCCGCGAGATCGCCCGCGGGGAACTGGCCGAGGACGAGCGCATGGCCATCGCTCACGACCTGCTGGCGTTCATGTACCGCAGCTACTTCGTCGGCCGTCTCTTCCACGCCGATCCCCACCCCGGCAACATCTTCGTCGAGCCAGGACGGGGCGCGTCCCTGATCGACTGGGGCATGGTCGGCAGACTGGACCGCCCGATGAGCCTCAAACTCGCCCTCACGCTGATCAACATCGTGCAGAACGACGGGGACGGTGCGGCGAGGGCCTGGGTGGAGATGGGCAAGCCGACGCAGTGGGCGGACATCGGCGGGTTCACCGGCGACGTCGCCGCCCTGGTACCCAAGGCCGCGACGGCGTCGCTGGAGGAGCTCGACTTCGGCATGACCCTGACCAGGGTTCTGCGCCACTCGACCAACCGGGGCATCAAGATCGGCCCGGTGATCCCCATGCTGGGCAAGTCCTTCGCCAACATGGAGGGGTCGATTCGCTGCCTGGCGCCCGAGCTGTCGGCCGCCGAAGTACTGCAAGCGGAGCTGGCCGACATCGTGCTCGACCTGGCCTGCGAGACCTTTTCGGAGTCCCACCTGGCCCGCGGCGTCGTGGAGCTGCTGTTGGCGGCGAACGGCAGCTACAACCACGCGCGCGGGATCCTGCGGGACGTGTCCAATCGTGACCTGCAGATCCCGGTGAACTCGAAGAGCGCCTCGAACCAGGAACTGACGGCGAGCAAGATCTTCTACGGCACGCTGACGGGGGTGGGCGGGGCCTGGCTGTGGCAACGGCTGAAGCGCTGA
- a CDS encoding wax ester/triacylglycerol synthase domain-containing protein: MSIIDGESGYDMNSSPFRHLSNSVSWGAVREMNAVETMFWRVDSSAGVEANLLGLLLLDRAPDWERLVDRHQWVVRAAPLLRKRLVEPPLHWGRPFWADDPAFDVTHHLRRVRLPSPGSRRQLLDFAQTLSMSPFSPARPLWEAVLVEGVDGHGAAYLLKIHHSLTDGTGASQLVYLLVDAEAEPAEEKLLPPMPPNRRADNRTLLVAGRFARMLGRLRPPRAPWKVRHRAAPAVTVLSSARRNGAAPRSRRPPDVAALLGMAKSFAHATVLPSAPPAPLLAGRSRYAHFEMVDVPFAALRAAGKACGGTFNDAYLAGLAGAFDRYHRRFGLALDILPALLPISVRRPGAVAGGNHLASTRLVLPVGGRTPAERVGLIHDAVTAVREGPTLHALGLLSRPITPLPPSVVGRITKEMFRDNDLLASNFAGIPQPVYLAGVKVVAIQPYAPLLRGAVSVALVSYVDQAQMGVNLDTGAITEPEVFVRCLRESFEEVIGLASRQEPARGEPTAQRGR, translated from the coding sequence ATGTCCATTATCGACGGCGAAAGCGGGTACGACATGAACTCGAGTCCGTTCCGGCACCTCTCGAACTCGGTGTCCTGGGGTGCGGTGCGGGAGATGAACGCGGTGGAGACCATGTTCTGGCGGGTCGACAGCAGCGCGGGGGTGGAGGCCAATCTGCTCGGTCTTCTGCTGCTGGACCGTGCTCCCGATTGGGAGCGTCTCGTGGACCGGCACCAGTGGGTCGTCCGGGCCGCGCCGCTGCTGCGCAAGCGGCTCGTGGAACCGCCCCTGCACTGGGGAAGGCCTTTCTGGGCCGACGATCCGGCGTTCGACGTGACCCACCACCTGCGCCGGGTCCGGCTGCCTTCACCCGGTTCGCGCAGACAATTGCTCGACTTCGCCCAAACGCTGAGCATGTCGCCCTTCAGTCCCGCTCGACCACTGTGGGAAGCCGTTCTGGTCGAGGGGGTCGACGGGCACGGCGCGGCGTATCTGCTCAAGATCCACCACAGCCTCACGGACGGGACGGGTGCCTCCCAACTGGTGTACCTGCTCGTCGATGCCGAGGCCGAACCGGCCGAGGAGAAACTCCTGCCGCCGATGCCGCCGAACCGGCGAGCGGACAACCGCACCCTGCTCGTCGCCGGACGATTCGCGAGGATGCTGGGTCGTCTGCGTCCGCCGCGGGCTCCGTGGAAGGTCCGGCACCGTGCCGCGCCCGCGGTGACCGTCTTGAGCAGTGCCCGGCGCAACGGCGCCGCCCCACGGAGCAGGCGTCCGCCGGATGTGGCGGCGTTGCTCGGGATGGCGAAGTCGTTCGCCCACGCCACCGTGCTCCCGTCGGCACCACCGGCACCCTTGCTGGCGGGACGCAGCCGGTACGCCCACTTCGAAATGGTGGACGTGCCGTTCGCCGCGCTGAGGGCCGCCGGCAAAGCCTGCGGCGGAACCTTCAACGACGCCTACCTCGCCGGGTTGGCGGGTGCGTTCGACCGCTACCACCGGCGCTTCGGCCTGGCACTGGACATCCTGCCCGCCCTGTTGCCGATCAGCGTGCGCCGTCCCGGCGCGGTCGCGGGCGGAAACCATCTGGCCAGTACCCGCCTGGTGCTCCCGGTCGGTGGTCGCACGCCCGCCGAGCGGGTGGGGCTGATCCACGACGCCGTCACCGCCGTGCGGGAGGGGCCCACCCTGCACGCGCTCGGCCTCCTTTCCCGCCCGATCACCCCGCTGCCGCCGTCGGTGGTGGGCCGGATCACCAAGGAGATGTTCCGCGACAACGACCTGCTGGCCAGCAACTTCGCGGGTATCCCGCAGCCGGTGTACCTGGCGGGGGTCAAGGTGGTCGCGATCCAGCCGTACGCACCGCTGCTCCGCGGTGCGGTGAGCGTCGCGCTGGTCTCCTATGTGGACCAGGCGCAGATGGGCGTCAACCTGGACACGGGTGCGATCACCGAACCCGAGGTCTTCGTTCGCTGCCTGCGCGAAAGCTTCGAGGAGGTCATCGGGCTCGCCTCCCGCCAGGAGCCGGCGCGCGGCGAACCCACGGCACAACGCGGTCGCTGA
- a CDS encoding LuxR C-terminal-related transcriptional regulator, producing the protein MTTTGAHVLTMPTRGQGRNQDDDTTELVEHALLCVRQAVDSLALATRLLSDRDGSGTDTGGPRVPAEPSRGDRSGDLRLSNQENRVLTLVTAGLSNRKIAELLDISDKTAKNYVHTVLLKLGAATRTEAAFTALCERLVDPEECRRARTLASGGAAPPHLLVPPTH; encoded by the coding sequence GTGACGACAACCGGTGCACACGTGCTCACCATGCCGACGAGAGGCCAAGGACGGAACCAGGACGACGACACCACCGAACTGGTCGAGCACGCCCTTCTCTGCGTCCGGCAAGCCGTCGACTCGTTGGCGCTGGCCACCCGGTTGCTGTCCGATCGGGACGGTTCCGGCACCGATACCGGCGGACCGCGAGTGCCGGCGGAGCCGTCCCGCGGTGACAGATCCGGCGACCTGCGGCTGAGCAACCAGGAGAATCGGGTGCTCACGCTGGTGACGGCGGGATTGTCCAACCGGAAGATCGCGGAGCTGCTCGACATCTCCGACAAGACCGCCAAGAACTACGTGCACACCGTTCTGCTCAAACTCGGCGCCGCCACCAGGACGGAGGCCGCGTTCACCGCTCTGTGCGAGCGCCTCGTCGACCCGGAGGAATGCCGTCGCGCCAGGACGCTCGCCTCGGGTGGGGCGGCCCCTCCACACCTGCTCGTCCCACCGACGCACTGA
- a CDS encoding acyltransferase domain-containing protein, with translation MTARNAFLFPGQGSYLPGVFRDLVDRHPLVDATLATIDDVAAELGREPVSPMLLDADSPTLHDLVDHDPPALHLAIFAASVTAFRLLVEDCGVRPDILLGHSFGELVALTAAGALSLEDGAHLVGRRDESLRRSSAPPGGLVALNCGARRARHLLDALDEWNLAVAADNSPDQVAVSGPDTDLQRLEEVAEVLGINATRLRIPYPFHNRLMADAAEDFGARVADVPKRAPRLRVYSSLLGRYVEDIADVERVISGHLVLRVRFLDAVRAVHADGARRFVEAGPKGVLADLVAGIVPGVTTVAPFRKRTDTRSLRSDVEELASQQETGRQAPRPADAPVAPVRVSRRTTARDDVAPTPPRIPASRQRPEPRTPPVVNGDGDREAVLEVVRELYADLLGYPPDALESDADLEGDLGIDSIKQTEAFARASEHFDLPVAESKVRLTNYTTLDAIVDLLLKLREGRRPVGART, from the coding sequence ATGACAGCACGCAACGCCTTTCTCTTTCCCGGCCAAGGCAGCTACCTGCCCGGGGTGTTCCGCGACCTGGTCGACCGTCACCCGCTGGTCGACGCGACCCTGGCCACCATCGACGACGTAGCAGCCGAGCTGGGACGCGAGCCGGTCTCACCGATGCTCCTCGACGCGGACTCGCCGACGTTGCATGATCTCGTGGACCACGACCCACCCGCCTTGCATCTGGCGATCTTCGCCGCTTCCGTGACCGCCTTCCGGCTGTTGGTCGAGGACTGCGGTGTGCGTCCGGACATCCTGCTGGGACACAGTTTCGGCGAACTGGTGGCGCTGACCGCCGCCGGGGCCCTCTCCCTGGAGGACGGCGCGCACCTGGTGGGCAGGCGGGACGAGTCGCTGCGGCGGTCCAGCGCGCCACCCGGTGGCCTCGTGGCCTTGAACTGCGGCGCGCGCCGCGCACGGCACTTGCTGGACGCGTTGGACGAGTGGAACCTGGCGGTCGCCGCGGACAACAGCCCCGACCAGGTCGCCGTATCCGGACCGGACACCGACCTCCAGCGGCTGGAGGAGGTCGCCGAAGTTCTCGGCATCAACGCGACACGCCTGCGCATCCCTTATCCGTTCCACAACCGTCTCATGGCGGACGCGGCGGAGGACTTCGGCGCACGGGTGGCCGACGTGCCCAAGCGGGCACCGCGGCTGCGCGTCTACTCGTCCCTGCTGGGCCGGTACGTCGAGGACATCGCGGACGTGGAGCGGGTGATCAGCGGTCACCTGGTCCTGCGTGTGCGGTTCCTCGACGCGGTGCGCGCGGTCCACGCGGACGGTGCACGGCGGTTCGTGGAAGCCGGCCCGAAGGGCGTCCTGGCCGACCTCGTGGCAGGCATCGTCCCTGGCGTGACGACCGTGGCGCCGTTCCGCAAGCGCACGGACACCCGGTCGCTGCGGTCCGATGTGGAGGAACTGGCGTCGCAGCAGGAGACTGGCAGGCAGGCGCCCCGTCCGGCGGACGCCCCCGTCGCACCGGTGCGGGTGTCGCGGCGAACCACCGCGCGGGATGACGTCGCACCCACTCCGCCGCGGATTCCCGCGTCCCGCCAACGCCCGGAACCCCGGACTCCCCCCGTGGTGAACGGCGACGGCGACCGCGAGGCCGTGCTCGAGGTGGTACGGGAGCTGTACGCCGATTTGCTGGGGTACCCCCCGGACGCCCTCGAATCGGATGCCGACCTGGAAGGGGACCTCGGCATCGACTCGATCAAACAGACCGAGGCGTTCGCGCGGGCCTCGGAGCACTTCGACCTGCCCGTCGCGGAATCGAAGGTGCGCCTGACCAATTACACGACCCTCGACGCCATCGTCGACCTCCTTCTGAAGCTGCGTGAAGGACGGCGGCCAGTGGGGGCGCGCACGTGA